A region of Rhodoferax potami DNA encodes the following proteins:
- a CDS encoding creatininase family protein translates to MHPPSRFWADWTSPQFDAARTAGTLDRMIAVLPVAATEQHGPHLPLQVDSALVDGVVAHALPHIAPDIPALFLPTQAVGYSPEHAEFAGTLTFKAETVIRIWTEIGECVAATGVKRMVLFNSHGGQVGLMDVVARDLRARLGMLVYSVNWFGLPLTAPDGSDVNALFSAHEHRFGIHAGDVETSMMLALRPDLVNMAQAENFASTSEDRAKAFPILGNGKSAKLGWQMQDYNPAGAVGNAAAATAAKGEAVLSAAGRALAGLLAEIHALPGDTLRSRA, encoded by the coding sequence ATGCACCCTCCCTCCCGTTTTTGGGCTGACTGGACCAGCCCGCAATTCGACGCCGCCCGCACCGCCGGCACGCTGGATCGCATGATTGCCGTGTTACCGGTAGCTGCCACCGAACAGCATGGCCCGCACCTGCCCTTGCAGGTGGATAGCGCGCTGGTCGATGGCGTGGTGGCGCATGCGCTACCCCATATCGCCCCCGATATTCCCGCCCTGTTTTTGCCCACCCAAGCCGTGGGGTACAGCCCTGAACACGCCGAGTTCGCCGGCACCCTGACCTTCAAGGCCGAAACCGTGATCCGCATCTGGACCGAGATCGGCGAATGCGTGGCCGCCACCGGGGTGAAACGCATGGTGCTGTTTAACAGCCACGGCGGCCAGGTGGGGCTGATGGATGTGGTGGCGCGTGACCTGCGCGCCCGGCTCGGCATGCTGGTCTACAGCGTCAACTGGTTTGGCTTGCCCCTCACCGCGCCCGATGGCAGCGATGTAAATGCGCTCTTCAGCGCCCATGAGCACCGGTTTGGCATCCATGCCGGTGACGTCGAAACCTCGATGATGCTCGCCCTGCGCCCTGACCTCGTAAACATGGCGCAGGCAGAAAACTTTGCCTCGACTTCTGAAGACCGTGCCAAGGCCTTTCCCATCCTCGGCAATGGCAAGAGCGCCAAGCTGGGCTGGCAAATGCAGGACTACAACCCTGCAGGCGCTGTCGGCAACGCGGCTGCCGCCACAGCTGCCAAGGGCGAGGCGGTCTTGTCTGCCGCAGGCCGCGCCCTTGCGGGCTTATTGGCCGAGATCCATGCACTGCCCGGCGACACCTTGAGGTCGCGGGCTTAG
- a CDS encoding ATP-binding protein translates to MQLRFVRLTRTAARGHTATALWYNLRKGPFRVKFPSFSLRQTLMLGVAAGILLPALFFAGFQVTSKLETEVTLRVEVPLKQYADVLSRGMAVAVWNLDRGVAIELVEAVMRNPDVVSVTVTDEFGEPFVKRGDASGDIDNQRQEEREITYNGARVGNLSVTMSTLQVQAEARDELMRFSGALLLQVALAFAFIWPLFSSRIVQPMLRLRESALRLARGDLSESVASPKNDEMGQLSNALDTMRIDLGALLGEREQKTLALQRELEERARTEQALRDSQAKFAAIFDASPVAMSVSTMGDEVQTLDVNSAWGRVFGMDRASVIGTNGKRVGIWKDLSVREKALDTLQKTGELSNFQAWMSRGLHGAEIYCELSGRVVWLEGQEVLIMAFDDITEQHRYDENILQLNATLEHRVQERTQELTDALGQLRAAQSELVRAEKMSALGSLVAGIAHELNTPIGNSLTVASTLQDHADNFAQSMSKGLTRSRLDEFVANTQQGAGILMRGLQHAAELVASFKQVAVDQTSLNRRNFELQHTVAEILLTLGPTIRKSPHKVTTDIPHDVELNSYPGPLGQVLTNLMNNALIHAFDDNGPPGTIQITARLDGDNRLELLVSDNGRGIPAAHLARVFDPFFTTRLGQGGSGLGLNIVYNLVTKTLGGTIDVSNLPDSGACFRIRMPLVAPMIAPDSAAG, encoded by the coding sequence TTGCAACTGCGCTTTGTGCGCTTGACCCGCACCGCTGCCCGCGGCCATACTGCGACAGCACTTTGGTACAACCTTCGGAAAGGCCCGTTCCGCGTGAAGTTCCCGAGTTTTTCGCTGCGCCAAACGCTGATGCTCGGGGTGGCTGCCGGCATTCTGTTGCCAGCCCTGTTTTTCGCCGGCTTTCAGGTCACCAGCAAGCTGGAGACTGAGGTCACACTGCGGGTCGAAGTCCCCCTCAAGCAATATGCCGACGTACTGTCGCGCGGCATGGCGGTGGCGGTGTGGAATCTGGACCGGGGTGTGGCGATCGAGCTGGTCGAAGCCGTGATGCGCAACCCCGACGTGGTGAGTGTGACCGTGACCGACGAGTTCGGCGAGCCCTTCGTCAAGCGTGGCGACGCCTCGGGCGATATCGACAACCAGCGGCAAGAAGAGCGCGAAATCACTTACAACGGCGCCCGGGTCGGTAACTTGAGCGTCACCATGTCCACCCTGCAGGTGCAGGCTGAGGCGCGTGATGAGTTGATGCGCTTCTCCGGCGCCTTGCTGCTGCAGGTCGCGCTGGCGTTTGCCTTTATTTGGCCCTTGTTCAGCAGCCGCATCGTGCAACCCATGCTGCGCTTGCGGGAAAGTGCCTTGCGCCTGGCCCGCGGGGATTTGTCCGAGTCGGTAGCCAGCCCCAAAAATGACGAAATGGGCCAGCTCTCCAACGCGCTCGACACTATGCGGATCGACCTTGGCGCATTGCTCGGCGAGCGCGAGCAGAAAACCTTGGCGCTGCAGCGCGAGCTCGAAGAGCGGGCCCGCACCGAACAGGCGCTGCGCGACAGCCAGGCCAAATTTGCCGCGATTTTTGATGCCTCGCCAGTGGCCATGTCAGTGTCGACCATGGGCGACGAGGTACAGACCCTCGATGTCAACTCCGCGTGGGGCCGCGTGTTCGGCATGGACCGCGCCAGCGTGATCGGAACCAACGGCAAGCGGGTCGGCATCTGGAAAGACCTGAGCGTGCGCGAAAAAGCGCTGGACACCTTGCAAAAAACTGGGGAGCTATCCAACTTTCAGGCGTGGATGAGCCGCGGCTTGCATGGGGCCGAGATCTATTGCGAACTGTCCGGCCGGGTGGTGTGGTTGGAGGGGCAAGAGGTGTTGATCATGGCGTTTGACGACATCACCGAGCAGCACCGCTACGACGAAAACATCCTCCAGCTCAACGCCACCCTGGAGCACCGTGTCCAAGAGCGCACCCAGGAGCTGACCGATGCTTTGGGGCAACTGCGCGCCGCCCAGTCCGAGCTGGTGCGCGCCGAAAAAATGTCGGCTTTGGGCTCTTTGGTGGCCGGCATTGCCCACGAGCTGAACACCCCGATCGGCAACAGCCTCACCGTGGCCAGCACCCTGCAAGACCATGCCGACAATTTTGCGCAGAGCATGAGCAAAGGCTTGACCCGCAGCCGGCTGGACGAGTTCGTGGCCAACACCCAGCAAGGCGCCGGCATCTTGATGCGCGGCCTGCAACATGCGGCAGAGCTGGTGGCCAGCTTCAAGCAAGTGGCGGTGGACCAGACCAGCTTAAACCGGCGCAATTTTGAGTTGCAGCACACGGTGGCCGAAATTCTGCTGACGCTGGGGCCCACCATCCGCAAGTCGCCGCACAAGGTGACCACCGATATCCCGCACGATGTCGAGCTCAACAGCTACCCCGGCCCCTTGGGGCAGGTGCTCACCAATTTGATGAACAACGCCCTGATCCACGCGTTCGACGACAACGGCCCGCCCGGCACCATCCAGATCACCGCCCGCCTCGACGGCGACAACCGGCTGGAACTGCTGGTCTCGGACAACGGACGCGGCATACCGGCAGCGCACCTAGCGCGGGTTTTTGACCCGTTTTTCACCACCCGTCTGGGGCAAGGCGGCAGTGGTCTGGGGCTCAATATCGTCTACAACCTGGTGACCAAAACACTGGGCGGCACCATCGATGTGAGCAACCTGCCTGACTCGGGTGCGTGCTTCCGCATCCGCATGCCGCTCGTGGCACCAATGATCGCGCCGGACAGTGCCGCTGGTTAA